A genomic region of Sander vitreus isolate 19-12246 chromosome 11, sanVit1, whole genome shotgun sequence contains the following coding sequences:
- the serpine3 gene encoding putative serpin E3 has protein sequence MCRLPVASLFICFWLVERSHCNGSLQDSMEELHTRFAVSLYQTLIETENNSNLIVSPVSVSLSLGLLQLGARGNTLAQLEGTLGYNVKDAQVQDFLLHSQSDISNTSQGMWLQQTCTLFVQSGVQLLTEFTQHAAAWANTSVVRANFSQPNPATHGKLERAGHNHDETWPLQAGSSSGELSGSGEAQAEALWWGHRLQMALVNTVAFRGVWQKQFLFTNTQNLPFILSDGSAIKVPMMYQATEVSFGQFRTASDQRYTVLELPYLGRSLSLQVVLASERKTPLSSLESQLTARQLASWDTGLRRTKMDIFLPRFRMQNKFNLRSALPAMGITDAFNPSAADFTGISVEESLYVSDAFHEVRIEVTEDGTKAAAATAMVLLKRSRAPVFKADRPFLFLLRQINTGSILFMGRVMNPTDQAP, from the exons ATGTGTCGCCTGCCAGTGGCTTCACTCTTCATTTGTTTCTGGTTGGTGGAGAGAAGCCACTGTAACGGCAGCCTTCAGGATAGCATGGAGGAGCTGCACACCAGGTTCGCTGTCAGCCTCTATCAGACGCTCATCGAGACAGAGAACAACTCCAACCTGATCGTGTCACCAGTGAGCGTCTCCTTGTCTCTGGGGCTGCTGCAGCTCGGTGCCAGGGGCAACACACTGGCTCAGCTGGAGGGAACACTCGGATACAATGTGAAGG ATGCCCAGGTACAGGACTTCCTGTTGCATTCACAGAGTGACATAAGCAACACCAGCCAGGGGATGTGGCTGCAGCAGACCTGCACATTATTCGTCCAGAGCGGCGTCCAGCTCCTGACTGAGTTTACACAGCATGCAGCAGCCTGGGCCAACACCAGCGTTGTCCGAGCCAACTTCAGCCAGCCCAACCCAGCCACTCACGGCAAGCTGGAGCGAGCTGGACACAACCACG ATGAGACGTGGCCCCTCCAGGCAGGAAGCAGCAGCGGGGAGCTGTCGGGCTCAGGCGAGGCCCAGGCAGAGGCCCTGTGGTGGGGACACCGGCTGCAAATGGCCCTGGTCAACACGGTGGCCTTCAGGGGCGTCTGGCAGAAACAGTTCCTGTTCACCAACACCCAGAACCTGCCCTTCATCCTCTCTGATGGGAGTGCCATCAAGGTGCCCATGATGTATCAGGCTACAGAGGTCAGCTTTG GTCAGTTCAGGACAGCATCCGATCAGCGTTACACCGTGTTGGAGCTGCCGTACCTGGGCCGCTCCCTGAGCCTGCAGGTGGTCCTGGCCAGCGAGAGGAAGACGCCGCTGTCCTCCCTCGAGTCCCAGCTCACCGCTCGCCAGCTGGCCTCCTGGGACACCGGCCTGCGCAGAACCAAAATGGACATCTTCCTACCCAG GTTCAGAATGCAGAACAAGTTCAATCTGAGGTCAGCGCTTCCAGCCATGGGCATCACTGATGCTTTTAACCCGTCAGCAGCTGATTTCACTGGAATATCAG TGGAGGAGAGTCTTTATGTGTCTGATGCCTTCCATGAAGTGAGAATAGAAGTCACAGAAGATGGGACAAAGGCAGCTGCTGCTACAG CTATGGTGCTACTCAAACGATCCCGTGCACCTGTTTTCAAGGCCGACCGGCCATTCTTATTTCTGCTACGACAGATTAACACAG GATCCATCTTGTTCATGGGCCGAGTGATGAACCCAACAGACCAAGCACCCTAG